A genomic stretch from Flavobacterium sp. KS-LB2 includes:
- a CDS encoding TonB-dependent receptor, with amino-acid sequence MNAEYFSTLNQSTTAEIIKGRVVDEKGESLPGVTILVKGTTKGTTTDIDGTYTISAEIGDVLQFSYVGLETKSVTVTGTTLNVTLTGSGETLQDVVVIGSRNPARTVTESAVPIDVISMKEIASQGAQVNLNQILNMVAPSFTSNTQTVADGTDHIDPAQLRGLGPDQVLVLINGKRRHTSSLVNINGSPGRGSVGTDLNAIPAFAIEKIEVLRDGASAQYGSDAIAGVININVKKNTNKLEVNLFGGGNLSKGANDHDGGFDGGNYQLDLNYGTSLGKEKSFINATASFQLRDATSRAKEVTGTLFNAYNAVEQRAAEAGTNINSLFGNITNTPNTAQILTTIKQYAPGVSYFSAAQQTAISGAADIPQMQAALNFDATSGELAYRGLERKNFNMRVGQSSLQSAQFFLNAAYPINDKLEAYAFGGTSFREGEAAGFYRRPNQSRSYTGLYPNGFLPEIHSTINDVSVAAGLRGMLFENWNFDLSNTFGRNAFDYGVENTVNASLRENSPTEFDAGGLAFAQNTTNFDMNRKFDVLEGLNVAFGAEYRHENFAINAGQPESYNLYDINGGVVTASTPNNIKVTDFYGAARPNGSQVFPGFRPANAIDKDRNSVAIYTDLELDVTDKWLVNGAVRFENYSDFGNTTNFKIASRYKLTDNINLRGAVSTGFRAPSLHQIYFNSTATQFVGGVPFEVGTFSNDSQAAQLLGIPKLKQEESQSASVGFTAKIPEANLTLTADAYIVKIDDRVVLTDQFSRPGGTPAAGSPNAILNGLFDTAGATAATFFANAINTESKGIDVVISHKTSFGNNVSLKTDLSGTFSKTYRVGEINASPVLEAAGQINRYYSEASRVYLQEAIPRVKANLTNSITYKKFDFFLRNVYFGKVTDPNTADVNGDGRVEGIIVNGQAVENEHPIWGAKIITDLSVGFKITEAAKIVIGANNIFDIYPDANLGTQTAIRPRLVSGAIDYTAAPSTIDLSNANQFVYSRNVSQFGQNGRFVFARLSFSF; translated from the coding sequence ATGAATGCTGAATATTTCTCTACTTTAAATCAAAGTACAACTGCTGAGATTATCAAAGGACGCGTTGTTGATGAAAAAGGAGAATCGTTACCAGGCGTAACGATTCTTGTAAAAGGAACAACAAAGGGAACAACAACTGATATCGATGGAACGTATACCATAAGTGCTGAAATTGGAGACGTTTTACAATTTTCTTATGTTGGACTAGAAACTAAATCGGTTACTGTAACTGGAACTACTTTAAATGTTACTTTAACGGGAAGCGGAGAAACACTACAAGATGTTGTGGTGATAGGTTCTCGTAATCCTGCCAGAACGGTAACAGAATCTGCCGTTCCTATAGATGTAATTTCTATGAAAGAGATTGCTTCTCAAGGAGCACAAGTAAACTTAAATCAGATTTTGAACATGGTTGCCCCATCGTTTACCTCAAATACTCAAACGGTTGCTGATGGAACAGATCACATTGACCCGGCACAATTAAGAGGTTTAGGGCCAGATCAAGTATTGGTTTTGATAAACGGAAAAAGAAGACACACTTCTTCGTTAGTAAATATCAATGGTTCACCAGGTAGAGGATCTGTAGGGACGGATTTAAATGCTATTCCTGCTTTTGCTATCGAAAAAATCGAAGTTTTAAGAGACGGAGCTTCTGCTCAATATGGATCTGATGCTATTGCAGGTGTAATCAATATCAATGTTAAGAAAAACACGAACAAATTAGAAGTAAACCTTTTTGGAGGAGGAAATCTTTCTAAAGGTGCTAATGACCATGATGGTGGTTTTGATGGTGGAAATTACCAACTAGACTTGAACTACGGAACTAGTCTTGGTAAAGAAAAGAGCTTTATTAATGCTACCGCGAGCTTCCAACTGCGTGATGCAACAAGTAGAGCTAAAGAAGTTACTGGAACTTTATTCAACGCCTACAATGCTGTTGAACAAAGAGCTGCTGAGGCAGGAACTAATATCAATAGCCTTTTTGGAAATATTACAAATACTCCTAATACAGCTCAAATACTTACTACTATAAAACAATATGCTCCCGGTGTATCGTATTTCTCAGCTGCACAGCAAACTGCAATTAGTGGTGCCGCGGATATTCCTCAAATGCAAGCTGCATTGAATTTTGATGCTACTTCAGGAGAATTAGCTTACAGAGGTCTTGAAAGAAAAAATTTTAATATGAGAGTTGGACAATCTTCATTACAAAGTGCTCAATTCTTCTTGAATGCCGCTTACCCAATCAATGACAAACTAGAAGCCTACGCCTTTGGAGGAACAAGTTTTAGAGAAGGAGAAGCTGCCGGTTTTTACAGAAGACCAAATCAATCAAGATCATATACGGGTTTATATCCAAACGGTTTTTTACCAGAAATTCATTCTACCATCAACGATGTATCGGTAGCTGCAGGTCTTAGAGGTATGCTATTCGAAAATTGGAATTTTGACTTAAGTAACACTTTTGGACGAAATGCTTTTGATTACGGAGTTGAAAACACTGTAAATGCTTCTTTAAGAGAAAATTCTCCTACTGAATTTGACGCTGGTGGTTTGGCTTTCGCCCAAAACACAACAAACTTTGACATGAATAGAAAATTTGATGTTTTAGAAGGTTTGAACGTTGCTTTTGGCGCAGAATACCGTCATGAAAACTTCGCTATCAATGCAGGACAGCCGGAATCTTATAATTTATATGACATTAACGGAGGCGTTGTTACCGCATCAACTCCAAATAACATAAAAGTTACTGATTTTTATGGTGCAGCAAGACCAAATGGCTCACAAGTTTTCCCTGGTTTCCGACCTGCAAATGCCATTGACAAAGATCGTAACAGTGTAGCAATTTATACCGATTTAGAATTAGACGTTACGGACAAATGGTTAGTAAACGGAGCAGTTCGTTTTGAAAACTATTCTGATTTTGGGAATACAACCAATTTCAAAATTGCCTCTCGTTATAAATTAACAGATAATATCAATTTACGTGGTGCGGTTTCAACTGGATTTAGAGCACCTTCATTACACCAAATCTATTTCAATTCAACTGCTACACAATTCGTAGGTGGTGTACCATTTGAGGTAGGAACTTTCAGTAATGATTCACAAGCTGCACAATTATTAGGAATTCCTAAATTGAAACAAGAAGAATCTCAAAGTGCAAGTGTTGGTTTTACAGCTAAAATCCCAGAAGCAAATTTAACTTTAACTGCAGATGCTTATATTGTAAAAATTGACGACAGAGTAGTTCTTACCGATCAGTTTTCAAGACCAGGCGGAACTCCTGCAGCTGGATCTCCAAATGCAATTTTGAATGGATTATTTGATACAGCCGGTGCAACTGCAGCGACTTTCTTCGCAAACGCAATTAACACTGAATCAAAAGGAATTGATGTTGTAATCAGTCATAAAACAAGTTTTGGAAATAACGTTTCCTTAAAAACAGATTTATCAGGGACTTTTTCTAAAACATACAGAGTGGGCGAAATAAACGCTTCACCAGTATTAGAAGCTGCAGGTCAAATCAATAGATATTATTCTGAAGCCAGTAGAGTGTACTTACAAGAAGCAATTCCAAGAGTAAAAGCTAATTTAACCAACTCAATTACCTATAAAAAATTCGATTTCTTCTTGAGAAACGTTTATTTTGGTAAAGTTACTGATCCAAATACTGCTGATGTGAATGGAGACGGACGAGTTGAAGGAATAATTGTTAATGGCCAAGCAGTAGAAAATGAGCACCCAATTTGGGGAGCAAAAATCATTACAGATTTATCCGTAGGTTTCAAAATTACAGAAGCTGCCAAAATTGTTATTGGTGCCAATAATATTTTTGATATTTATCCAGATGCAAATCTTGGTACACAAACTGCAATCAGACCTAGATTAGTATCCGGAGCTATCGATTACACCGCTGCACCATCTACAATTGACTTATCAAATGCAAATCAATTTGTATATTCTAGAAACGTATCTCAATTTGGTCAAAACGGTCGTTTCGTTTTTGCTCGATTAAGCTTCAGTTTCTAA
- the uvrB gene encoding excinuclease ABC subunit UvrB has translation MNFQVVSDYQPKGDQPQAIDKLAQGIIDGDKFQTLLGVTGSGKTFTVANVIQEVQRPTLVLAHNKTLAAQLYSEFKQFFPNNAVEYFVSYYDYYQPEAFMPVTGVFIEKDLSINEELEKMRMSTTASLLSGRRDILVVASVSCLYGIGNPIEFQKNLIPIEKGQIISRTKLLHQLVQSLYSRTEADFNPGSFRIKGDTVDVYPSYADEAYRIHFFGDEIEEIESFDTKNSQVLEKFERLTIYPANMFVTSPDVLQNAIWEIQQDLVKQVDYFKEIGKHLEAKRLEERTNFDLEMIRELGYCSGIENYSRYLDGRLPGTRPFCLLDYFPKDYLMVVDESHVTLSQVSAMYGGDRSRKENLVEYGFRLPAAMDNRPLKFEEFEAMQNQVIYVSATPADYELQKTEGVVVEQVIRPTGLLDPIIEIRPSLNQIDDLIEEIQVRAEIDERVLVTTLTKRMAEELAKYLTKVNIRCRYIHSEVDTLERIEIMQDLRKGIFDVLIGVNLLREGLDLPEVSLVAILDADKEGFLRSHRSLTQTIGRAARNLNGKAIMYADKITASMQKTIDETSYRRTKQINYNTANNLIPQALNKKIESAFTKNPLVDYELGNTLDKAAEPENLYLSKPEIEKLIREKRKSMEKSAKELDFMQAAKLRDEIKALQGQLV, from the coding sequence ATGAATTTCCAAGTAGTATCCGATTACCAGCCAAAAGGCGACCAACCCCAAGCGATTGACAAATTAGCCCAAGGGATTATAGATGGTGATAAATTCCAAACTTTATTAGGAGTTACTGGATCCGGAAAAACATTTACTGTGGCTAATGTGATTCAGGAAGTACAAAGACCAACTTTAGTTTTGGCACACAACAAAACGTTGGCGGCACAATTATATTCAGAATTCAAACAATTCTTCCCGAATAATGCCGTTGAATATTTTGTTTCCTATTACGATTATTACCAGCCCGAAGCTTTCATGCCAGTTACCGGGGTGTTCATTGAAAAGGATTTATCCATCAATGAAGAATTGGAAAAAATGAGAATGTCAACAACTGCCTCATTACTTTCCGGACGAAGAGATATTTTGGTTGTAGCATCTGTTTCTTGTTTATACGGTATTGGAAATCCAATAGAATTTCAGAAAAACTTAATTCCAATTGAGAAAGGGCAAATTATTTCGAGAACCAAATTATTGCATCAATTAGTTCAAAGTTTGTACTCCAGAACAGAAGCCGACTTTAATCCCGGAAGTTTCAGAATAAAAGGTGATACCGTAGATGTGTATCCAAGTTATGCAGATGAAGCCTATCGCATTCATTTTTTTGGTGATGAAATCGAGGAAATTGAAAGTTTTGACACCAAGAATTCTCAAGTCCTTGAAAAATTTGAAAGACTAACAATATATCCCGCCAACATGTTCGTCACTTCACCAGATGTATTGCAAAATGCAATTTGGGAAATCCAACAAGATTTGGTAAAACAAGTAGATTATTTTAAGGAAATAGGAAAACATCTCGAAGCAAAACGATTAGAAGAACGCACCAATTTTGATTTGGAAATGATTCGCGAACTCGGATATTGCTCCGGAATTGAAAATTACTCCCGTTACCTTGATGGTCGTTTGCCCGGAACAAGACCTTTTTGCTTGCTCGATTATTTCCCCAAAGATTATTTAATGGTGGTTGATGAAAGTCACGTGACACTTTCACAAGTTAGCGCGATGTATGGTGGGGATCGAAGCCGTAAAGAAAACTTAGTGGAATATGGTTTTCGACTTCCCGCTGCGATGGACAACCGTCCTCTGAAGTTTGAGGAATTTGAAGCAATGCAAAATCAGGTTATTTACGTTTCAGCAACACCAGCGGATTATGAATTGCAAAAAACGGAAGGTGTTGTAGTCGAGCAGGTAATTCGTCCGACAGGATTATTGGATCCAATTATTGAAATCCGACCAAGTTTAAATCAAATTGATGATTTAATTGAAGAAATTCAGGTTCGGGCCGAAATTGACGAACGCGTTTTAGTGACGACTTTAACCAAAAGAATGGCGGAAGAATTAGCCAAATATTTAACCAAAGTTAATATTCGTTGTCGTTATATCCACTCTGAAGTAGATACTTTGGAACGAATCGAAATTATGCAAGATTTGCGAAAAGGAATTTTTGATGTGTTGATTGGTGTGAATTTACTTCGTGAAGGTTTAGATTTACCTGAAGTTTCTTTGGTAGCCATTTTAGATGCTGACAAAGAAGGTTTTTTACGAAGTCATCGTTCGCTTACGCAAACAATTGGTCGTGCAGCAAGAAATTTAAATGGAAAAGCAATTATGTATGCTGATAAAATAACGGCCAGCATGCAAAAAACAATTGATGAAACCTCGTATCGCAGAACCAAACAAATTAATTACAATACCGCCAATAACTTGATTCCTCAAGCTTTAAACAAAAAAATAGAAAGCGCTTTTACCAAAAATCCGCTTGTCGATTACGAATTAGGAAATACGCTAGATAAAGCTGCAGAGCCAGAGAATTTGTACCTATCAAAACCCGAAATTGAAAAACTAATCCGTGAGAAAAGAAAATCAATGGAGAAATCAGCTAAAGAATTAGACTTTATGCAGGCGGCTAAATTACGTGATGAAATAAAAGCATTGCAAGGGCAATTAGTTTAA
- a CDS encoding TolB family protein, producing MKKITLLSGLGCLFLLYSCASKAPVVKLSGPQVTASAKELVRITDDVVPEFQPCLSPDGKKLLYVIRDDANTGFSKWSIRLKNDVMLPGFTPLIGNKTDRPSWTDNENFIFTYYASKPTIAVTSVNKLGLTYIGQNAYGDFDADASLSPDNKKIVLTTTLQDTRNICLVNKDGSSFTVLSEGINPKWSPKGDKLLYTKLSGDFFQLFELDLKSFQSTQITTGEQNSTNGAYSPSGKHIVYIGTKDKFSHLFVMKINGTSLTQITSGDSNETQPFWGVDGNIYFSSTAGARQPEKAASKISNVFARISSNNITQEQSAYSYPYTDIWRVQPLIVE from the coding sequence ATGAAAAAAATTACTCTTTTATCAGGTTTAGGTTGTTTATTTTTACTTTATTCGTGTGCTTCTAAAGCTCCAGTAGTAAAGTTATCTGGGCCACAAGTTACCGCAAGTGCTAAAGAATTAGTTAGAATAACGGATGATGTAGTGCCTGAATTTCAGCCATGTTTATCTCCTGATGGTAAAAAATTATTATACGTAATTAGAGATGATGCAAATACTGGATTCAGTAAATGGAGTATTAGGTTGAAGAACGATGTAATGTTACCTGGTTTTACTCCATTAATTGGAAATAAAACTGACAGACCGTCATGGACTGATAATGAGAATTTTATTTTTACTTATTACGCTTCTAAACCAACTATAGCAGTGACGAGTGTAAACAAACTGGGTTTAACTTATATTGGTCAAAATGCCTATGGTGATTTCGATGCTGATGCTAGTCTATCACCTGATAATAAAAAAATTGTATTAACAACTACTCTCCAAGATACAAGAAATATTTGTCTTGTGAATAAAGATGGAAGCAGCTTTACAGTTCTTTCTGAAGGTATTAATCCAAAATGGAGCCCAAAAGGAGATAAGTTACTTTACACAAAACTTTCTGGTGATTTTTTTCAATTATTTGAATTAGACTTAAAATCATTTCAAAGTACTCAAATAACTACTGGGGAACAGAATTCTACAAATGGTGCTTACTCTCCTAGCGGTAAGCATATTGTGTATATTGGTACAAAAGATAAATTTAGTCATCTTTTTGTAATGAAAATAAACGGAACATCTTTGACTCAAATTACAAGTGGAGATTCTAATGAAACTCAGCCATTTTGGGGCGTTGATGGTAACATCTATTTTTCTTCTACTGCTGGGGCACGCCAGCCAGAAAAAGCTGCTAGTAAAATAAGTAATGTTTTTGCTAGAATTTCTTCAAACAATATAACTCAAGAACAGTCCGCATACTCTTATCCTTATACTGATATTTGGAGAGTTCAACCTTTGATTGTAGAATAA
- a CDS encoding excinuclease ABC subunit B, whose translation MNTFEEKRSLVLEMIAFSTVDGQLHKREYEFLAIVANELGFEQDIFNDLFHQELPQFPIKTEFLRIQQFYRLALLMYCDGVLHKKEMTTIQQIAIDMGLNPIATKRILKLMNDAPNAIIDGEILLNVFQEQHN comes from the coding sequence ATGAATACATTCGAAGAAAAAAGGAGTTTAGTTTTAGAGATGATTGCTTTTTCTACTGTTGATGGACAATTACATAAAAGGGAATATGAGTTTTTAGCAATTGTTGCTAATGAGTTGGGTTTTGAACAAGATATTTTTAATGATTTATTTCATCAAGAACTTCCACAATTCCCTATTAAAACAGAGTTTTTGCGTATTCAACAATTTTACAGATTGGCCTTGTTGATGTATTGTGACGGTGTATTGCATAAAAAGGAAATGACTACTATTCAGCAAATAGCGATTGATATGGGACTTAATCCTATAGCGACAAAACGAATTCTTAAATTAATGAATGACGCACCAAATGCTATTATCGATGGCGAGATTTTATTGAATGTTTTTCAGGAGCAACACAATTAA